Proteins encoded together in one Oryzias latipes chromosome 11, ASM223467v1 window:
- the LOC101155823 gene encoding 2-iminobutanoate/2-iminopropanoate deaminase isoform X2 gives MSALNRKFIYTTSAPAAIGPYSQGVLVDRTMYISGQIGMDVVTGQLVVGGVQAQAKQALTNMGEILKAGGCTYNNVVKTTVLLKDIDDFNSVNEVYSSFFSSNFPARAAYQVAALPRGALVEIEAVAVLGPLSDS, from the exons ATGTCTGCACTTAACAGGAAATTCATTTACACCACTTCAGCTCCGGCAGCGATTGGCCCATACAG CCAGGGGGTGCTGGTGGACAGAACCATGTACATATCTGGTCAGATTGGAATGGACGTGGTCACTGGTCAGCTAGTGGTGGGAGGAGTTCAAGCACAGGCCAAACAG GCTCTGACTAATATGGGAGAAATCCTCAAAGCTGGCGGCTGTACCTACAACAATG ttgtgaAGACCACTGTGCTGCTTAAGGACATCGATGACTTCAACAGTGTCAATGAGGTCTACTCTTCAT ttttcagCAGTAATTTTCCTGCCAGAGCTGCTTACCAAGTTGCTGCTTTACCCAGA GGCGCTCTGGTGGAAATTGAGGCAGTTGCAGTCCTGGGTCCTCTCTCTGACTCCTGA
- the LOC101155823 gene encoding 2-iminobutanoate/2-iminopropanoate deaminase isoform X1 produces MATIKRHIIFTPKAPIRQGIYSQGVLVDRTMYISGQIGMDVVTGQLVVGGVQAQAKQALTNMGEILKAGGCTYNNVVKTTVLLKDIDDFNSVNEVYSSFFSSNFPARAAYQVAALPRGALVEIEAVAVLGPLSDS; encoded by the exons ATGGCAACTATTAAACGACACATTATTTTCACGCCTAAAGCTCCTATCAGACAGGGGATATACAG CCAGGGGGTGCTGGTGGACAGAACCATGTACATATCTGGTCAGATTGGAATGGACGTGGTCACTGGTCAGCTAGTGGTGGGAGGAGTTCAAGCACAGGCCAAACAG GCTCTGACTAATATGGGAGAAATCCTCAAAGCTGGCGGCTGTACCTACAACAATG ttgtgaAGACCACTGTGCTGCTTAAGGACATCGATGACTTCAACAGTGTCAATGAGGTCTACTCTTCAT ttttcagCAGTAATTTTCCTGCCAGAGCTGCTTACCAAGTTGCTGCTTTACCCAGA GGCGCTCTGGTGGAAATTGAGGCAGTTGCAGTCCTGGGTCCTCTCTCTGACTCCTGA